TAAGTCACTGTGGACAGGCATGTTCATTACCACCGCCTGAATACCGAGACGACCggccatttatttattaaacgtCACGCTAACGATCTAGTAGATATAAAGTACTTGCTTATTAACTATATTACCATATCTTGCGAAATGCGATATTAGCCCTAGAGTCTAGGGCCTAGACAGATGagattaaaatacttatacctacttaatttatcGTTGATGATGAGTTTaatcaacattaaaatataacatcagTAGGTAATCATATAACATAATCAAATTACTTCCATAATTAATATCCATCGTTTTAGCTACCGCTATACCAACATTCATAACACTCACAAACTTTACAAGATGAAATCATGCCTCGTACAATGAAGTCATAGGTGATTAGCATAGCATAAACTTTTGAATTGCGAAGAACCTACCAAGTTTAGAGTCTGATAAATTCACTCAAAGTTAATTGTACCAAATGATTTAATGAAATCACAGAAtgtcttttttaaatacttataaaaaagaaagtgaataggtataaaatattataaaaaagtgagGTGCCAATGttatcagtaaaaaaaaatcacctcTCACtccctatttatttaacaccTAATACATCAACTTGATTATGATAAGTATAacttatacttataatatcatttaatataatatgaactATTCTACAAAAACAGATAAAGTCTCAGTAGGTTACTCAGAATTGGTATTCTAGGTCGTCTTATTTACCTAATTAGGTTCCTAGAGTCCAGATAACCCATTTAAGATAACTAATAGCGgtttagtaattatatatatgcattgtattttaaaacttatataacTTTCTTGTTTTAGTCTTCTGAACGTGCCCGAAAACGTATGGAATGGACCTACTATAAGGCCTTTCGTCGCCCTGTTCGATAACTACCACAAAAATGTGATTAGACCAGAGTTCGTCACACCAAATGTGagttaatatgtatattcaaatgagtaatacaaacacaaatatatatattttcttttaaaaaaaataaagttgccAGTGGAAGAATTATGTGTCAGTATAAAGTAAACAAGTAATCACTTACAATCTGCTATATGGCGGTAGtcgtaagtcatgtcagataccttcaggtgacttgaataaaatctgacacttaTTAGTAATAACAACTCGCTAAAATAGGATTTCGAATTTAGGGaccaattattttttgactaAATGTCATATGCCACAACGTCACATACCTAATCTACATacttggtaaaaaaatatcgagtTAGCATCAAATACTTAATTGCAACTTCATATACACAATGGAGTTCacctttattataatgtgaatGATGATCTCATGTTGCAGGAGGAAACGGAACAAGTCACATACATAAACACTATACTGGCTACTGGCCCTATTAGGAGCCTCATGACTTTCCTAGTCAGCAAAGGTAAatctacttaatataattacgAACCTTGAGTTGTCAATGTTCATACctacaaaaaaaagtaaatacgtgattttttttttcctatggGTAATGAACATCAGGTGGGTCCTTTAACAAACTACTTAgttttagtacctacttactttaaTTGATGAGTAGTACATTCCATTACCACAATCGCAACACAAGCTACACACGCGCACATAGCTAAAATGCCATGTATACCATTAAACCATTGGTGCTAGTAGATTGTTACATATTTCCTAACTAATAGAGCAAACTAAGTATGTTCTGGTTCCGCGCGAGTATGCAAAGTTGCCTTCAGTTTGTCATTCATTCATTGTTGCCGCTAGCAATGTAATGTAtggagtatttttttactacagaagtatttatttattggcttGACCAAAACAAACAATGCCCACATGAGGACAATGTTATCGATAGTATTTTCCACCTTCAAGAAATATTCCCAGACACACCTTTAGCCTCCTTTCACTACAActtgttacattttatattaacttgacGCTGACTTAGCTAACTTATTCCAGAAAGTCCGGACAGCTATGCCATATATAGAGTGAAATAGCATTTTAGTTCACTCTGTAACACACGCGCATAAAATGAATCAATCCATGTCTTACTGCAGGGAGGTACTAAAACTTGGTACTTTTGCATGTGGTCAAGGGTCTTAGCAACAACATCACGATTGTGTAATAAGCAGGTTTGAAATCTAGTGCCtacaaagtataaataattaataagtagttGGAAAAAGTCGGCAACGCCTGTGTGAAACAATTGGTTTTACAGGCGCTGAtgggctgtggtgaccactttccatcGGGTGGGCCACATGCCTGTTTGCcatacacatattattttttgtttcgcaTAAACGATATTGATTATATGTCGATATTGACACATATATCCCTTAAATTGATGTGTATACCTATCTCAGGTCTGACCCAACTGAACGAATACCCTGAGCAAGTGGAACTCCTCAAAAAGATCTGGTTCACAAAGTACGCCCGCCACTGGACCGGCCTATGCAAATGCAGCTGCGCCTTCGAGCAGATCTTCATGGCTGAGCTCAAATCAGACACCGTACTCGGTGAGTATACTTACCTCCGCTTGCTATTTATGATATCGTGAAGGCTCGTGAAGGTTATGGTATCGTGAAAAGTTAAATAAGCgtgaaaagttaaaaaaagttaaatatgtaGGAGttggtacatacatacatggtTGGTACATagcttttttctaaaatatttattgataattttaaactagatTTTAAACGATGATTTTCAATCGAGATTTTTAGAACGAATGGAACCAAAGAAATTTACCATTTCcagctttttttaaatttaaaacatggAACATACAAAGGCAGCGGCTGTTGATAAACTACaatattgtaacattttcttttttatcgagTTTTTCTATACCAAATTGTTCGAGGCGgaattaaattctatttttaaaattcacttcCCATCCTGAGAGGTAAGAAAGTTGTAAAGGAGTTTTTCTACAGAATTTTTCCCGCCCGACCGAGGATGGGGTTCCGTCGCATCTCCCAACCGCAATTCAGATCAATCAAACATtatgctattttttatatgagaaTCGATGacatactttaaataatactaaagaATATGCGCTCAAAAATACTAAAAGACAAAGAAGCTCAGATTATTAAAGGCGCAGAATTGCGAGGGGGTGAATAAATCATCTCACCTATAatgatgattttataaatgcccttaaaaaatacatgtatgcaaGGTAAGATTCCATACGTTGCGCGCACACGTGCATGCAtgtaaattgattgatttatgtTTGAGCTCACCGACATCTGGTTCTTGAAAGAAATACTTATAGGTGCGTGGTCTCTTATACGAGAAAAGTTGTAGGTAGATACCtaaggttatttattttcttcggGAAACTTTAGTGGTTATAGgtaacttaattataaaaatattatcatatattgCAGGTACTTGAGTtacaagataaaaataaatatagtacttaggtaggtacatgtgTGATATCGTAaacaataggtacctacactgATGTATCAGTTTACATTATCAAGACAATAGCAGGAGCAAACCTACGCACTGCCAATTATGATCTACTTTGACTCACAGACTAGACAGACGTATCAACTTATGTTCCTAAATAACAGACCGACCCATTACATTACAACCATTGTCTTTAATAACCCCAAATGTAATATGCATTTGAAGATATTATACTCGCAAATAGCTAAGAGCAACTCCGCTAGTTTCAGTACCACCATGCGGAGGTGTGTTGTTACGATTTGCTAACAAAAACTAAGCCTTATCTCAACAAAGATACATAGGATGACAAGTTACATTTTGCAAAACGTGCATTTTTCACAGATAGGTATTTACTTACTGTgcactttttaaaaatgagAACTGAGGAAAATATGCAAAAcaaatctaaatttttgaaatgacaATTAGATcaattttttgcattttaccCTCTTCCTATTGCTAGCTATGTTTAACCAtggaataataaacttttttttttatttttccgtgCTATTGGCTACGGAATAATAAAGTGCTATTAACAATACCCCTATTTCTTGAAATAATCACACTTTAATATTGACTTGTAGGTCTGCACAGCTGGTTGTTCTTTGCCAAACGCGAGTTGGACCACAAAGCGAACTACCTCGGGTACATCAACAAACTCGACCTCGCTGgggtaagtagtttttttacgACTTCAGTAATGTTTTGTTCATTGATTCGTGTAAACAcagatattttaacaaataaaacaaaatacggTTCAACGAGCGTTGTACTTAAATACatcaaataattaagtacatattatttggattgattaagtacatattaataaGTTGGAGAGCTTGTGCCCATACCAAacccattaaaatatatttttatatattataatatattcagaAATGAGAAGAAAGGAGAAGAACCCACAGCGATATTGatataaacttttaacacAAAAATCGATTGACTATTACAGAAAGGCATGATACTGAAGCAGCACTCGATCCTGTCAGAGACTAAAGACGCGCCAGAGGTGACAATGTTTGTGGGGACTTCCCCCGAACTCGAGACCGCTCTATACACGCTATGCTTCATGGCGCGCCCCGACAGGCCCTGCAACCTCCGTTATAACAACGTCAACTTTAGCATCCAAACCAAAACCCTTACTGCAGAAAACGTTAAGCTCATTGACACGGCTTACCCTCAATTCTAATGTTATACTGATTCGATAAGAATGTTTATATTGCTAGAAATACAGTATTAGCTTGTTTGTCCACCATGGCGAGTTCAACGTACATTACTGATTTTCCCTGGCGGTAATACAAAGCTCATAATAATCTGCGCAATCTACGTTAATTCGCGTCTACATTCGAGACTCGCGAGGTCGCCGATAGTGTATTTTTAGCAAAcctaagtttatatttatttatttctttattgcaTCAAATGATTAAGATTCGACTGAATAAATCATTTACtcttatcaaaatttattcgAAACGATTGCTGTAAAACCTCTGTCACGTGTAAACTGAgaatttatacttttaatgtattagttaaatgtgtttatattttttatacaagattttttacttataggatgtaagtataaagaaacaaaaatcttGCACAGTTATTTTCTTATCCAACaatccaaaaaataaatcatatatagAGTAGTGTAATTTCGGCGAATTGTATATCTGTTTCGAAATTATTGTTATCGATAGAAATGTCGCAGGTCATGTCACGACTTCAAGATAATACAACGAATAAGATTAGTAAATGGGgaataatataaacacaaaacgatattttcaagactatatttttatagaaaacagTACAATACGTATAACTGGATATTCGAATATTCGTCCGTGATGTGATAAAGATAACACAATTCTCAgttttgatgataattttaatgatttattgtcTAGTTGATGACTCAATTGAGGATACAAATTTGTTATCTAAATATCAAGGACATAACAACTTAAATAAATGGGATTCATCGAAGTTTTCTTAAACATTATATCTAAGGAACTCTTGAATAGTTTGAATTAGGTACATAGGCAGTGGGTAACTACAggttgtcataatatattttcataagaaaaagatgcatttgtttgtttattattttttcttaatttagtaATGTACACATTTGGTTCAGATGCTGTTTTTTCGTATATATGTAAAGAATAACACAATAGTGGTTTTCAGCAAATCAACGGTGAATTGGATACCTTTCGTCTATTATGTTACTGTAATTTATCTACGTACTTAAATGAGGTATCTAACCTTAGTATAGAGCTCACGCTACTACAATGGCCACACAATTTCCCGGAGTATAGTTATTATGTAAACCAActattgatataattaaactaCGTATACAAATGACTATGATTAACACCTATAGTAGCTAGAACATTAGTTAcatgttcatttattttacagttattttaatagttgaATAGTTGTATAGTAAAATGCTTCCGAAAATACTGAATCTATCGAAAAACAGTCGTTGGTAG
This DNA window, taken from Plodia interpunctella isolate USDA-ARS_2022_Savannah chromosome 2, ilPloInte3.2, whole genome shotgun sequence, encodes the following:
- the LOC128681854 gene encoding endoribonuclease CG2145-like, whose amino-acid sequence is MVGDVSQRSHDAAGPARAQRSLVRRDPNTLNVLIQHLTMKITFIFLFCLAATRADDLTHAAGQIFNQILPNLITNQVANGGQQGNSASNTLSQIGTVVGGVVDYAKKKSYDDLLKQVQDSTTDDDLLRVSEEMFNADINNAFNYIQINLQGKTSPMSKTDEAQSNLLNVPENVWNGPTIRPFVALFDNYHKNVIRPEFVTPNEETEQVTYINTILATGPIRSLMTFLVSKGLTQLNEYPEQVELLKKIWFTKYARHWTGLCKCSCAFEQIFMAELKSDTVLGLHSWLFFAKRELDHKANYLGYINKLDLAGKGMILKQHSILSETKDAPEVTMFVGTSPELETALYTLCFMARPDRPCNLRYNNVNFSIQTKTLTAENVKLIDTAYPQF